In the genome of Neodiprion pinetum isolate iyNeoPine1 chromosome 2, iyNeoPine1.2, whole genome shotgun sequence, one region contains:
- the LOC124211984 gene encoding nocturnin isoform X4: MRYLRTVLVRFRMGSFTSSPKILNEDAQDSDINLPARMTRSEMLDRCRCEGVQPLLRRHFKGAIKDVGVNTADDFKMLQINAVKKTCVQPLKSPNKIRVFQWNVLSQSLGTTNDSFVCCPEDALEWGNRRYQIVQEILEYAPDVICLQEVDHFNFLKACLETQGYTGTFFPKPDSPCLYLDGNNGPDGCALFYRREKFDFVKSDTRVLEVWRVQSNQVAVVAVLRVRETGREFLVAGTHLKARKGALLSTLRNEQGKDLLDFVHSSAEGRPVILCGDFNAEPTEPIYRTVLGYPGLNLGSAYADFSPNKDVPSMDREPPYTTWKVRDEGEVCHTIDYVFYNKDAFVVNAVLQFPTSDDIGEGRVPSYQYPSDHFSLCCDFRFQDQEKTGQAHIEELKGVSSL, encoded by the exons ATGAGATATCTCAGGACAGTCCTCGTCCGTTTCAG gatgGGGAGTTTCACGTCGTCGCCTAAAATTCTAAACGAGGATGCCCAGGACTCGGACATTAATCTACCGGCTAGAATGACTCGCTCGGAAATGCTCGATCGGTGTCGATGCGAAGGCGTTCAGCCACTTTTGAGACGACATTTCAAAGGCGCGATCAAAGATGTCGGCGTCAATACTGCGGACGATTTTAAAATGCTACAAATCAATGCTGTTAAAAAAA CTTGCGTGCAGCCGTTGAAGAGCCCAAACAAGATACGAGTATTCCAGTGGAACGTATTGTCGCAAT CACTGGGAACAACAAACGACAGTTTCGTCTGTTGTCCGGAGGACGCTCTGGAATGGGGAAACAGGCGATATCAGATCGTCCAGGAGATCCTGGAATACGCACCGGATGTAATCTGCCTCCAGGAGGTGGACCACTTCAACTTCCTGAAGGCCTGCCTGGAGACCCAAGGATACACCGGCACCTTCTTCCCGAAACCGGATTCGCCCTGCCTTTACCTCGACGGCAACAACGGGCCTGACGGATGCGCGCTTTTCTACAGACGCGAAAAGTTCGACTTTGTCAAGTCCGACACCAGGGTGCTGGAGGTCTGGCGAGTCCAGAGTAACCAAGTCGCCGTAGTCGCCGTTCTCAGGGTCCGGGAAACCGGCAGGGAGTTTTTGGTAGCCGGTACTCATCTCAAAGCCAGAAAAGGCGCCCTCTTATCGACCCTCAGGAACGAACAGGGCAAGGACCTCCTCGATTTCGTCCATTCCAGCGCGGAAGGAAGGCCCGTTATTCTTTGTGGAGATTTCAACGCGGAACCGACGGAACCGATCTACAGGACAGTCTTGGGATATCCGGGACTTAATTTAGGAAGCGCTTATGCAG ATTTTTCACCCAACAAGGATGTCCCTTCGATGGACAGAGAGCCACCCTACACGACGTGGAAGGTCCGAGACGAGGGCGAAGTCTGTCACACCATCGATTACGTATTTTACAACAAAGACGCCTTCGTGGTGAACGCCGTTCTCCAGTTTCCAACATCCGATGACATCGGCGAAGGTCGCGTGCCGTCCTACCAATATCCCAGCGACCATTTCTCCCTTTGCTGTGACTTCCGGTTTCAGGATCAAGAGAAAACTGGTCAGGCGCATATAGAGGAGCTCAAAGGCGTCAGTAGCTTATAA
- the LOC124211984 gene encoding nocturnin isoform X5, whose product MGSFTSSPKILNEDAQDSDINLPARMTRSEMLDRCRCEGVQPLLRRHFKGAIKDVGVNTADDFKMLQINAVKKTCVQPLKSPNKIRVFQWNVLSQSLGTTNDSFVCCPEDALEWGNRRYQIVQEILEYAPDVICLQEVDHFNFLKACLETQGYTGTFFPKPDSPCLYLDGNNGPDGCALFYRREKFDFVKSDTRVLEVWRVQSNQVAVVAVLRVRETGREFLVAGTHLKARKGALLSTLRNEQGKDLLDFVHSSAEGRPVILCGDFNAEPTEPIYRTVLGYPGLNLGSAYADFSPNKDVPSMDREPPYTTWKVRDEGEVCHTIDYVFYNKDAFVVNAVLQFPTSDDIGEGRVPSYQYPSDHFSLCCDFRFQDQEKTGQAHIEELKGVSSL is encoded by the exons atgGGGAGTTTCACGTCGTCGCCTAAAATTCTAAACGAGGATGCCCAGGACTCGGACATTAATCTACCGGCTAGAATGACTCGCTCGGAAATGCTCGATCGGTGTCGATGCGAAGGCGTTCAGCCACTTTTGAGACGACATTTCAAAGGCGCGATCAAAGATGTCGGCGTCAATACTGCGGACGATTTTAAAATGCTACAAATCAATGCTGTTAAAAAAA CTTGCGTGCAGCCGTTGAAGAGCCCAAACAAGATACGAGTATTCCAGTGGAACGTATTGTCGCAAT CACTGGGAACAACAAACGACAGTTTCGTCTGTTGTCCGGAGGACGCTCTGGAATGGGGAAACAGGCGATATCAGATCGTCCAGGAGATCCTGGAATACGCACCGGATGTAATCTGCCTCCAGGAGGTGGACCACTTCAACTTCCTGAAGGCCTGCCTGGAGACCCAAGGATACACCGGCACCTTCTTCCCGAAACCGGATTCGCCCTGCCTTTACCTCGACGGCAACAACGGGCCTGACGGATGCGCGCTTTTCTACAGACGCGAAAAGTTCGACTTTGTCAAGTCCGACACCAGGGTGCTGGAGGTCTGGCGAGTCCAGAGTAACCAAGTCGCCGTAGTCGCCGTTCTCAGGGTCCGGGAAACCGGCAGGGAGTTTTTGGTAGCCGGTACTCATCTCAAAGCCAGAAAAGGCGCCCTCTTATCGACCCTCAGGAACGAACAGGGCAAGGACCTCCTCGATTTCGTCCATTCCAGCGCGGAAGGAAGGCCCGTTATTCTTTGTGGAGATTTCAACGCGGAACCGACGGAACCGATCTACAGGACAGTCTTGGGATATCCGGGACTTAATTTAGGAAGCGCTTATGCAG ATTTTTCACCCAACAAGGATGTCCCTTCGATGGACAGAGAGCCACCCTACACGACGTGGAAGGTCCGAGACGAGGGCGAAGTCTGTCACACCATCGATTACGTATTTTACAACAAAGACGCCTTCGTGGTGAACGCCGTTCTCCAGTTTCCAACATCCGATGACATCGGCGAAGGTCGCGTGCCGTCCTACCAATATCCCAGCGACCATTTCTCCCTTTGCTGTGACTTCCGGTTTCAGGATCAAGAGAAAACTGGTCAGGCGCATATAGAGGAGCTCAAAGGCGTCAGTAGCTTATAA
- the LOC124211984 gene encoding nocturnin isoform X3: MSSATKSLLRCKSAISFAHRKFSNLLLQPRMGSFTSSPKILNEDAQDSDINLPARMTRSEMLDRCRCEGVQPLLRRHFKGAIKDVGVNTADDFKMLQINAVKKTCVQPLKSPNKIRVFQWNVLSQSLGTTNDSFVCCPEDALEWGNRRYQIVQEILEYAPDVICLQEVDHFNFLKACLETQGYTGTFFPKPDSPCLYLDGNNGPDGCALFYRREKFDFVKSDTRVLEVWRVQSNQVAVVAVLRVRETGREFLVAGTHLKARKGALLSTLRNEQGKDLLDFVHSSAEGRPVILCGDFNAEPTEPIYRTVLGYPGLNLGSAYADFSPNKDVPSMDREPPYTTWKVRDEGEVCHTIDYVFYNKDAFVVNAVLQFPTSDDIGEGRVPSYQYPSDHFSLCCDFRFQDQEKTGQAHIEELKGVSSL; this comes from the exons ATGTCGTCGGCAACGAAAAGCTTACTCAGATGCAAATCAGCAATATCGTTCGCGCACAGGAAGTTTTCCAATCTTCTACTACAGCCAAG gatgGGGAGTTTCACGTCGTCGCCTAAAATTCTAAACGAGGATGCCCAGGACTCGGACATTAATCTACCGGCTAGAATGACTCGCTCGGAAATGCTCGATCGGTGTCGATGCGAAGGCGTTCAGCCACTTTTGAGACGACATTTCAAAGGCGCGATCAAAGATGTCGGCGTCAATACTGCGGACGATTTTAAAATGCTACAAATCAATGCTGTTAAAAAAA CTTGCGTGCAGCCGTTGAAGAGCCCAAACAAGATACGAGTATTCCAGTGGAACGTATTGTCGCAAT CACTGGGAACAACAAACGACAGTTTCGTCTGTTGTCCGGAGGACGCTCTGGAATGGGGAAACAGGCGATATCAGATCGTCCAGGAGATCCTGGAATACGCACCGGATGTAATCTGCCTCCAGGAGGTGGACCACTTCAACTTCCTGAAGGCCTGCCTGGAGACCCAAGGATACACCGGCACCTTCTTCCCGAAACCGGATTCGCCCTGCCTTTACCTCGACGGCAACAACGGGCCTGACGGATGCGCGCTTTTCTACAGACGCGAAAAGTTCGACTTTGTCAAGTCCGACACCAGGGTGCTGGAGGTCTGGCGAGTCCAGAGTAACCAAGTCGCCGTAGTCGCCGTTCTCAGGGTCCGGGAAACCGGCAGGGAGTTTTTGGTAGCCGGTACTCATCTCAAAGCCAGAAAAGGCGCCCTCTTATCGACCCTCAGGAACGAACAGGGCAAGGACCTCCTCGATTTCGTCCATTCCAGCGCGGAAGGAAGGCCCGTTATTCTTTGTGGAGATTTCAACGCGGAACCGACGGAACCGATCTACAGGACAGTCTTGGGATATCCGGGACTTAATTTAGGAAGCGCTTATGCAG ATTTTTCACCCAACAAGGATGTCCCTTCGATGGACAGAGAGCCACCCTACACGACGTGGAAGGTCCGAGACGAGGGCGAAGTCTGTCACACCATCGATTACGTATTTTACAACAAAGACGCCTTCGTGGTGAACGCCGTTCTCCAGTTTCCAACATCCGATGACATCGGCGAAGGTCGCGTGCCGTCCTACCAATATCCCAGCGACCATTTCTCCCTTTGCTGTGACTTCCGGTTTCAGGATCAAGAGAAAACTGGTCAGGCGCATATAGAGGAGCTCAAAGGCGTCAGTAGCTTATAA
- the LOC124211984 gene encoding nocturnin isoform X2, with protein sequence MSSQMMFLTLRNDETLAITPAPSTAKEDSLKPYHLQHFIIQRMGSFTSSPKILNEDAQDSDINLPARMTRSEMLDRCRCEGVQPLLRRHFKGAIKDVGVNTADDFKMLQINAVKKTCVQPLKSPNKIRVFQWNVLSQSLGTTNDSFVCCPEDALEWGNRRYQIVQEILEYAPDVICLQEVDHFNFLKACLETQGYTGTFFPKPDSPCLYLDGNNGPDGCALFYRREKFDFVKSDTRVLEVWRVQSNQVAVVAVLRVRETGREFLVAGTHLKARKGALLSTLRNEQGKDLLDFVHSSAEGRPVILCGDFNAEPTEPIYRTVLGYPGLNLGSAYADFSPNKDVPSMDREPPYTTWKVRDEGEVCHTIDYVFYNKDAFVVNAVLQFPTSDDIGEGRVPSYQYPSDHFSLCCDFRFQDQEKTGQAHIEELKGVSSL encoded by the exons ATGTCTTCGCAAATGATGTTTCTAACGCTGCGAAATGACGAGACACTCGCCATTACGCCCGCGCCGTCAACCGCAAAAGAAGATAGCCTTAAACCGTATCATTTGCAACATTTCATTATTCAACG gatgGGGAGTTTCACGTCGTCGCCTAAAATTCTAAACGAGGATGCCCAGGACTCGGACATTAATCTACCGGCTAGAATGACTCGCTCGGAAATGCTCGATCGGTGTCGATGCGAAGGCGTTCAGCCACTTTTGAGACGACATTTCAAAGGCGCGATCAAAGATGTCGGCGTCAATACTGCGGACGATTTTAAAATGCTACAAATCAATGCTGTTAAAAAAA CTTGCGTGCAGCCGTTGAAGAGCCCAAACAAGATACGAGTATTCCAGTGGAACGTATTGTCGCAAT CACTGGGAACAACAAACGACAGTTTCGTCTGTTGTCCGGAGGACGCTCTGGAATGGGGAAACAGGCGATATCAGATCGTCCAGGAGATCCTGGAATACGCACCGGATGTAATCTGCCTCCAGGAGGTGGACCACTTCAACTTCCTGAAGGCCTGCCTGGAGACCCAAGGATACACCGGCACCTTCTTCCCGAAACCGGATTCGCCCTGCCTTTACCTCGACGGCAACAACGGGCCTGACGGATGCGCGCTTTTCTACAGACGCGAAAAGTTCGACTTTGTCAAGTCCGACACCAGGGTGCTGGAGGTCTGGCGAGTCCAGAGTAACCAAGTCGCCGTAGTCGCCGTTCTCAGGGTCCGGGAAACCGGCAGGGAGTTTTTGGTAGCCGGTACTCATCTCAAAGCCAGAAAAGGCGCCCTCTTATCGACCCTCAGGAACGAACAGGGCAAGGACCTCCTCGATTTCGTCCATTCCAGCGCGGAAGGAAGGCCCGTTATTCTTTGTGGAGATTTCAACGCGGAACCGACGGAACCGATCTACAGGACAGTCTTGGGATATCCGGGACTTAATTTAGGAAGCGCTTATGCAG ATTTTTCACCCAACAAGGATGTCCCTTCGATGGACAGAGAGCCACCCTACACGACGTGGAAGGTCCGAGACGAGGGCGAAGTCTGTCACACCATCGATTACGTATTTTACAACAAAGACGCCTTCGTGGTGAACGCCGTTCTCCAGTTTCCAACATCCGATGACATCGGCGAAGGTCGCGTGCCGTCCTACCAATATCCCAGCGACCATTTCTCCCTTTGCTGTGACTTCCGGTTTCAGGATCAAGAGAAAACTGGTCAGGCGCATATAGAGGAGCTCAAAGGCGTCAGTAGCTTATAA